A window of Actinomadura rubteroloni contains these coding sequences:
- a CDS encoding AAA domain-containing protein, whose protein sequence is MADERLPFPVKDLLRAVRAEIEAVLADEAPAATRVLLRDGRIDGRDGDRRGYLFSCRNWNTDFTGKDLLVREKAAGRRWARAEATKLPGDAVSVRTEGDLGARPGAAELIEDETGGLETLAERLERAGDGSLNLTAAGWIIGRGRPATARCATPDRFVRGYPGRLNARQRAAVEQALASEATFVWGPPGTGKTDVVSRIVEGSHRQGLKVLFLAPTHVAVDQALERVCKLLEDEDGFDAGLVQRAGDIAVPSLAAAYGEWIVPERIAERLGADLDRRIAAETERLTTMRADLARHDEAEGLAITVRDLRERLDEHAGWSAVVRREADAAEHAAADVARRIAAEGVPSGLFARRKEERLAALRARLAEHRRAAEELRGELVRHMAARQPLAAEHAAAQRAYAALAERLRGVPGAARLRDAVTRANERLEGLRRDRQKIAEAVRGRCRVLGTTVAKAVQSRRLLDADVVVLDEAGMVDLPSAWFAAGLAAKRVVIAGDFRQLPAVTRGSSARTAPAADREHSRTWMDRDAFHAAGLVGADGRVRPDARLVALNEQYRMRRAICAVVNAVAYPDAPLATGRREASGLPPSLVESPLVLVDTSDRRIGDPGVRGAHRANAVHEAAIHELVRGLQYDAVLPARRHRDGPPPTDFLAVIVPYNDQKRHLGRSLTYRFGAEYDGLVDTVHRFQGSQRPLVVIDTVAGAGRQLGYFYEGTGLASHTSRLLNVALSRAQDHLVVVANTAFLRRNLPPGGEAALMLRHLEAHAQRIPVDDLVPVRSAADLGGLDEDELRRPAFFPADEVPRAVAWDIARARSGIDVYCAFLAAEAVRRWLPRLAARTAEGVRVTVHTRDPAPRDEPLVARLRAAGCEVRTRERMHEKVLILDDAVLWHGSLNLLAHTGSTDLMMRLTDPAACERVRRIVDRARMDRPARTPPPRTADGVRPGDVRDGRRYLDVPYAEKDDVKRLVGAKWEPSLKLWHVDAALAREKLTRWLPTEP, encoded by the coding sequence TTGGCGGACGAACGGCTCCCGTTTCCCGTCAAGGACCTGCTGCGGGCGGTACGGGCCGAGATCGAGGCCGTTCTCGCCGATGAGGCGCCGGCGGCGACCAGGGTGCTCCTGCGGGACGGCCGGATCGACGGTCGAGACGGCGACCGGCGCGGCTACCTCTTCTCCTGCCGGAACTGGAACACCGACTTCACGGGCAAGGACTTGCTCGTCCGGGAAAAGGCCGCCGGCCGGCGCTGGGCGCGGGCCGAGGCCACGAAGCTGCCCGGCGACGCGGTCAGCGTGCGCACCGAGGGTGACCTCGGCGCGCGACCGGGCGCCGCCGAGCTGATCGAGGACGAGACCGGCGGCCTGGAGACCCTCGCCGAGCGTCTCGAACGGGCGGGCGACGGCTCGCTGAACCTCACGGCCGCCGGATGGATCATCGGGCGGGGACGTCCGGCCACCGCCCGGTGCGCCACCCCCGACCGGTTCGTCCGCGGCTATCCGGGGCGGCTCAACGCGCGGCAGCGCGCCGCCGTCGAGCAGGCCCTCGCGAGCGAGGCGACCTTCGTCTGGGGGCCGCCGGGCACCGGGAAGACCGACGTCGTGAGCCGCATCGTGGAGGGCTCGCACCGGCAGGGGCTCAAGGTCCTGTTCCTCGCGCCCACGCACGTGGCCGTCGACCAGGCCCTGGAGCGCGTCTGCAAGCTGCTGGAGGACGAGGACGGATTCGACGCCGGGCTCGTGCAGCGGGCCGGCGACATCGCGGTCCCGTCCCTGGCCGCCGCGTACGGGGAGTGGATCGTCCCGGAGCGGATCGCCGAACGTCTCGGCGCGGACCTGGACCGGCGGATCGCGGCGGAGACCGAGCGGCTGACGACGATGCGGGCGGACCTCGCGCGGCACGACGAGGCCGAAGGGCTCGCGATCACCGTCCGCGACCTGCGGGAACGGCTCGACGAGCACGCAGGCTGGAGCGCTGTCGTGCGACGCGAGGCGGACGCCGCCGAGCACGCCGCCGCTGACGTGGCCCGGCGGATCGCCGCCGAGGGCGTGCCGAGCGGACTGTTCGCGCGCCGCAAGGAGGAACGGCTCGCCGCGCTGCGCGCCCGGCTCGCCGAACACCGGCGCGCGGCCGAGGAACTGCGCGGCGAGCTCGTCCGGCACATGGCGGCCCGGCAGCCGCTGGCGGCCGAGCACGCGGCGGCGCAGCGGGCGTACGCCGCCCTCGCCGAGCGGCTGCGCGGCGTCCCGGGCGCGGCGCGGCTGCGCGACGCCGTCACCCGCGCGAACGAGCGGTTGGAGGGCCTGCGACGCGACCGGCAGAAGATCGCCGAGGCGGTCCGGGGGCGGTGCCGCGTCCTCGGCACGACGGTCGCGAAGGCCGTGCAGTCGCGCCGGCTGCTGGACGCCGACGTCGTCGTGCTGGACGAGGCGGGCATGGTGGACCTTCCGTCCGCGTGGTTCGCGGCGGGTCTGGCGGCCAAGCGCGTCGTGATCGCCGGCGACTTCCGGCAGCTTCCCGCCGTGACGCGCGGCTCGTCCGCGCGGACAGCGCCCGCGGCGGACCGGGAGCACTCGCGGACCTGGATGGACCGCGACGCCTTCCACGCGGCCGGGCTCGTCGGCGCGGACGGCCGCGTCCGGCCCGACGCGCGCCTCGTCGCGCTGAACGAGCAGTACCGGATGCGGCGGGCGATCTGCGCGGTCGTCAACGCGGTGGCCTACCCCGACGCGCCGCTCGCCACGGGCCGCAGGGAGGCGAGCGGCCTGCCGCCGTCGCTGGTGGAGAGTCCGCTCGTGCTCGTCGACACGTCCGACCGCCGGATCGGCGACCCCGGCGTCCGCGGCGCCCACCGCGCCAACGCGGTGCACGAGGCCGCGATCCACGAGCTGGTCCGGGGCCTCCAGTATGACGCCGTGCTGCCCGCCCGACGGCACCGCGACGGGCCGCCGCCCACCGACTTCCTCGCCGTGATCGTCCCCTACAACGACCAGAAGCGTCACCTCGGCAGGAGCCTGACCTACCGGTTCGGGGCCGAGTACGACGGGCTGGTCGACACCGTCCACCGCTTCCAGGGCAGCCAGCGGCCCCTCGTCGTGATCGACACGGTGGCCGGCGCCGGGCGGCAGCTCGGGTACTTCTACGAGGGCACCGGACTGGCGTCGCACACGTCGCGCCTGCTGAACGTGGCGCTGAGCCGGGCACAGGACCACCTGGTCGTGGTCGCGAACACGGCGTTCCTGCGCCGGAACCTGCCCCCGGGCGGCGAGGCGGCGCTCATGCTGCGCCACCTGGAGGCGCACGCGCAGCGGATCCCGGTGGACGACCTCGTACCCGTCCGGTCGGCGGCCGACCTCGGCGGCCTGGACGAGGACGAGCTGCGGCGCCCCGCGTTCTTCCCCGCCGACGAGGTCCCGCGCGCCGTCGCCTGGGACATCGCGCGGGCCCGCTCCGGCATCGACGTGTACTGCGCGTTCCTCGCGGCCGAGGCCGTCCGCCGCTGGCTGCCGAGGCTCGCGGCCCGGACGGCCGAGGGCGTGCGCGTGACCGTCCACACCCGCGACCCCGCGCCGCGCGACGAACCGCTCGTGGCACGCCTCCGCGCGGCCGGCTGCGAGGTGCGGACGCGCGAGCGGATGCACGAGAAGGTCCTGATCCTCGACGACGCCGTCCTGTGGCACGGCTCGCTGAACCTGCTGGCGCACACCGGCTCGACCGACCTGATGATGCGCCTCACCGACCCGGCGGCCTGCGAACGCGTCCGACGCATCGTGGACCGGGCCCGCATGGACCGCCCCGCCCGCACCCCGCCCCCGCGCACCGCCGACGGCGTCCGCCCCGGCGACGTCCGCGACGGACGCCGCTACCTCGACGTCCCCTACGCCGAGAAGGACGACGTTAAGCGCCTCGTCGGCGCGAAATGGGAGCCGAGCCTCAAACTCTGGCACGTGGACGCCGCCCTGGCCCGCGAAAAACTCACCCGCTGGCTCCCCACCGAACCCTGA
- a CDS encoding nucleoside triphosphate pyrophosphohydrolase, protein MDQGLRRPLHPRVLTADGELVRDRVPEIIRASGAEPVTDAAEHERRLRDKLREEADDADLPGELADVLEVVHALAAAHGLTPARLEELRTAKTAERGAFTARTIWTGNTP, encoded by the coding sequence TTGGACCAAGGACTTCGACGTCCGCTACACCCGCGCGTCCTGACGGCGGACGGCGAACTGGTCCGCGACCGCGTCCCGGAGATCATCCGAGCATCCGGCGCCGAGCCCGTCACGGATGCGGCGGAACACGAGCGGAGGCTGCGCGACAAGCTGCGCGAGGAGGCCGACGATGCGGACCTGCCCGGCGAACTCGCGGACGTCCTGGAGGTCGTCCACGCGCTCGCCGCCGCCCACGGCCTCACCCCGGCCCGCCTAGAAGAACTTCGCACCGCCAAGACCGCCGAACGCGGCGCCTTCACCGCCCGAACCATCTGGACGGGCAACACCCCCTGA